The genome window TTCATCGCGACCTTCGCCTTGGCCTTGATGTCCAGCAGCGCCGGGACGAGATCCCCGAGGTCCTGCATCTGCGACGGCTCAAAGTCGGCCGCCGCGACACGGACATTCGGAAGCGGTGCACCGCCTCCGCCGGTCCCGCCACCGGTGCCGCCTCCGGTTCCACCACCGGTCCCGGCAGCGGCAACTTTGATCTTCACCGTCTGCGCAGCGGCCAGATCGCAGGGCCAGGGCGCGGAGTCTTCGGCCAGGGCGATGAAGCGAGCCTGGAGCGATCCGCCGATGACGTCCCGCACCGTCTTCCACGGCAGCGTGTAGCCTGCCTGCTGGGAGAGGCCGGTGGCGATGGCCAGCGCCGTCGTCGCGCCGTCCTGCCATGCCGTCGGCAGGTTCTCTGGAAGGATCGCTGCCGCCGCAATGGGTAACGGAGGCACCCGCAACCTGGATGCCGGGGAGAGCACGCCGGTCGGAATCGGTTCGGCCAGCAGACTGGCCGGCCCCGACAACAACCACACCTTCCCATTGGCGACCGCCTCTGCGACGGCGGCGTTGACGACGTCCGTCGCTGCCTTGGGAACCGGTACGGGTTCCTTGAACCCGCCCTTGTCAACCTGAACCACCGTGTTGCCGCTGAAGTACTGCGTTACTGCCTGGACCGTGACCTCGTCACCGGTCCAAAGGTCGGGCAGCGCCTTCGGCGCGAGCAACTCACCGGGAATACTGCCAAGCTCGGCGGCTTCGGGAAGGACCAGCTCAAGCGCCGGATCGGCCAGCGCCGTATCGTCGGGCCGCGTGCGCCACCAAGTACGGAACGTACGGTCCGGGCGCGTGAGCTTCAGCACAAACGTGCCCTGCACGCAGCCGTCGACTAGCGTCTCCATGATCGCCTGCGACTTGAGCATCTTCGGCAGGTGCGGGAGCTGCGCGAATGCGCCGGCGAGGTCTTTGACGCGCCGGCTGGTTTCGCCGCCCTTCCACAGGTTGTACGGGCCGTTGGGCAGAAGCGCCTCGGCCGTAACCGCCTTGTCCTGCACCCGCGACCGTGGGTCGTTCTTGATCGTCTCGAAGTGCGCTTCGTCGGTGACTGTGATCTTGAATGCCTGCACGTCGTCCTTGTCCGAAACGGTCACCACGATGCAGTAGGCTTGGCGGATCGCCTCCGGAACGCGCGCCTTGGCCTTGTCGATGTTGATCTTGAGCGTCTGCAAGCGGGCGATGTCGACCGGACCCTTCTGCTTCTTTTCGTCCTCGTTCTTGGGCACCAGGTCGTCCATGACCTTTTCCCACGCCAGATGATCGCGCACCCGTGCGGCAGCCACGTTGAGGCCGTCACGGGATGGTGCGAGCAGCAGGACGGCGTTGCGGAACACGCGCGGCTTCTCCGCACCGGTCGTTTCATCGAGGAATCGCTTTGCCTCAGCGCTCGGTTTCCCTGAATCCGAGGCAGCGCTGGGCGGCAGGATCGCGTAGTGGAACAGGCCATCGTCCTCGATGTCCTTGGGCTTGGTCGGCAAGGTGTGAACACGGACGCCCAACGCCGACGCCCCGCTGGTCAGTGACTTGGTCCTGCCGATTTCCTCCACCAGACGGGCTTTCACCGCGTCGTCGGAGACCTGCGCCGCCGCGGCGGCGTGCATCTGGTTCAGATTTGGTCGGTTGCCAAGCCGCCACTCGTTGGGCAGTTGCCCGTCTTTTTCAGGGAGGTTCGTATCATCGAGCCAGTAGCTGCTCCGTGCCCATCGTGCCAGGCCCTTCTCCAGCTCGATCTTGTCCGGGCGGCACGGCCCGATCAGCAGCATCAAGTCGCGTGCCTTCGCGCTCCGTCCCGTCGGCTGCGAGTGCAGGAACGTCGCCATCACCGCCTGTTCGATCTCGCGGAGCTTCAGCCCGACGGATTCCGACTGCACCTGGCGGGCACACGAAAGCTCCGTCTCGAGGATGCCCGTCCATTTCGTCGCCTGGCCGTCGGTGACGATGGTGTCCGCAACCGCGACCAGCTCGCGCGCCGAATCGGACAGCCCTTCCTGTTTGGCAGCGTTGAGGAACACCGCCGGGCCGATCAACGGGCTTTCATCCCACTTCTCTGCCTCGCGCAACGCCAGGGCGAACGTCCGCAGCACGCCGCGCGTCTTCTGGAACCGCTCGATGCCCGCCGACCACTTGGTGTAGAACACCTCCGTCAGTTCCGGATGGAACGGGAAGCTCTTGAGATACCGCTCCTCGGCCGCACCGCCTTGCTTGGCTGTCTGGTCGTCGAGGGCCGAGATGCCCTTGAGCGCAGCGATCACGTGCTGGGGCCACTGCCCTCGAAGCTCCACCGACTGGGGATCGAACAGCCGACGCCGCAGCACCTCGGCCACGTCGTCCTTCTCCACCGGCTGCACCGCTTCCTCGCGTTGTCTCTGGAAGATGTCGTACATGTCAGAGACGATCTTCCGGCCCAGCGCGTCCGCCTGGTCCTTCGGCTCACTCGACAGCAGCGACGCCACGATGCAGCACTTCTCCACCTTCGCCGCCGCCTGGCTGAGATACTGGAAGAACCCGATCAA of Phycisphaerae bacterium contains these proteins:
- a CDS encoding DUF499 domain-containing protein encodes the protein MPWHRVVKLREDLKSGDLPLHMFAADLYEVMMGSGKRPIYEKPEEFFALTFPTHNLRGLVRDVVLRLAGKNDKAVRQLELTYGGGKTHTLITMRHLVNDPDNLPDLPAVKEFTETIGQTPPKARVAALCFDKLDVETGCDVRSPDGAVRRLKQPWSLLAYQIAGDEGLKLLHADGKAEERTTPPAENTLSQLLSLPLKEGMGTLILLDEVLLYAKVRCHTEPGFLDVLIGFFQYLSQAAAKVEKCCIVASLLSSEPKDQADALGRKIVSDMYDIFQRQREEAVQPVEKDDVAEVLRRRLFDPQSVELRGQWPQHVIAALKGISALDDQTAKQGGAAEERYLKSFPFHPELTEVFYTKWSAGIERFQKTRGVLRTFALALREAEKWDESPLIGPAVFLNAAKQEGLSDSARELVAVADTIVTDGQATKWTGILETELSCARQVQSESVGLKLREIEQAVMATFLHSQPTGRSAKARDLMLLIGPCRPDKIELEKGLARWARSSYWLDDTNLPEKDGQLPNEWRLGNRPNLNQMHAAAAAQVSDDAVKARLVEEIGRTKSLTSGASALGVRVHTLPTKPKDIEDDGLFHYAILPPSAASDSGKPSAEAKRFLDETTGAEKPRVFRNAVLLLAPSRDGLNVAAARVRDHLAWEKVMDDLVPKNEDEKKQKGPVDIARLQTLKINIDKAKARVPEAIRQAYCIVVTVSDKDDVQAFKITVTDEAHFETIKNDPRSRVQDKAVTAEALLPNGPYNLWKGGETSRRVKDLAGAFAQLPHLPKMLKSQAIMETLVDGCVQGTFVLKLTRPDRTFRTWWRTRPDDTALADPALELVLPEAAELGSIPGELLAPKALPDLWTGDEVTVQAVTQYFSGNTVVQVDKGGFKEPVPVPKAATDVVNAAVAEAVANGKVWLLSGPASLLAEPIPTGVLSPASRLRVPPLPIAAAAILPENLPTAWQDGATTALAIATGLSQQAGYTLPWKTVRDVIGGSLQARFIALAEDSAPWPCDLAAAQTVKIKVAAAGTGGGTGGGTGGGTGGGGAPLPNVRVAAADFEPSQMQDLGDLVPALLDIKAKAKVAMKFHVRLEVGDAGSRPSDDVVGDINNLLKDLGEGFRLV